DNA sequence from the Bacteroidales bacterium genome:
AAGATATAGATTTATCGTACAGGATTACTAAAGCAGGGTATAAAAACTTTTATTATCCCGAAACTACTATTATTCATTATAAAGGTGAAAGCACTAAAAAAGGTAGCATAAATTATGTGCTATTATTTTATAATGCAATGATAATATTTGCTAAAAAACATTTTTCAAAAAAGAATGCAAAGTTATATTCAGTATTCATTAAAATAGCGATTTATTTCCGTGCATTTTTGTCTTTATTCTCAAGATTTGTAAAAACTTTTTTCCTTCCAATTTTAGATGCATTAATTATTTATTTCTGGTATTATTTCTTTACTCCGGTTTGGGGAAATTATAAGTTTCAGGATACCGGACAATACCCTGATGAATATTTATTTTATGTTGTTCCTGCATATATTCTTATATGGCTTATATCTTGCTTAATGATTGGCGGATATGATAAACCTGTCAGTATTAAAAATATGGCAAAAGGAATATTAATAGGTTCCTTTATTATTTTAATTATTTATGCTTTATTACCTGAAGAATTAAGATTTTCAAGAGCATTGATATTGATAGGAACTGTATGGGTTTTTACCTCTACTTTTATTATTCGTTTAATATTAAATTTCTGTGGGATTATTAATTTGAAATTAGGTAAAATTAAGAAAAAACGTATTGTCATTGTTGGTTTACAAAAAGAAAATGAAAGAGTATATTCAATATTAAAAAGTACTAATATTTTACATGATTTTATTGGATTTGTCAGCCCTGAAAATAAAATTGTAAACAAAAATTTTATTGGTATTATTGACCAATTAAAAGAAATTACGCAAGTAAACAAAGTGGAAGAAATAATATTTTGTGCAAAAGATATTCCTTCACAAAAGATAATAAAAAATATGCTAAAACTATCAGATATTAAAGTAAATTATAAAATTGCACCACCTGAAAGCTTATCTATTATTGGAAGTAATTCAATTAATACTGCCGGTGATTTATATATTGTTAACCTTAATTCAATTTCTGATTATAAAAATATCAGGAAAAAAAGATTACTTGATATTATTCTTTCTGTTTTATTCTTGATATTTTATCCTGTTTTGATTTTTATTGTTAATAATCCGGCTTTGTATATTAAAAATATTTTTATTGTATGTTTTGGATTTAAAACATGGGTTGGTTATTATATAGAAAACAATGTTAACATAATTAATTTGCCGGTAATAAAAAAAGGAATTTTAAATACAGTTGATTTATATAATAAAAAGGAATTATCAGATAAAACTGCCGAAAGAATAAACATTATTTATGCAAAAGATTATAAAATTATAAATGATTTATCAATAATTTATAAAGGATTTAAGTTTTTAGGCAGAAAATGAGTGTTTTATTGAAAAAAAAAATAACTATATTGCACAATCTATATAAATTTTAAACAATGAAAAAAACTATATTTTTTATATTAATAAATATCTATATTATTAATATATTTTCACAAGAAACCATTTCTGATGAAAATCAAATTTTCAGAGATAACTTTATTTTAGCTGAAGAACATACCGATGATGGAAATTTTCATCAGGCAATAAAAGTTTATAATGAATTACTGGTAAAAAATCCTGAAAATGCAAACTTAATGTTTAAAATAGGATTCTGCTATTTGAATACAGCAATGGAAAAAGAAAAATCTGTAGAATATTTAGAAAAGGCAGTTAAAAGTGTAACTGATAATTATGATCCATTTGATTATAAAATTCATGAAGCACCTCGCGAAGCATTCTTCTATCTCGGAAAAGCATATCATTTTAACCATAAATTTGATAAAGCAATTGAAATTTATAATGATTTAAAATCAATGATTACCGATGAAGATTTTGTTAAACGTATAAACAGAGAAATTGAAATTTGCGGATATGCAAAAGAACTTGTTAAGCATCCTATAAATATGATTGTTGCTAATCTTGGTGCTAACGTTAATTCACCTTATTCTGAACATAGTCCCCTGGTTTCTGCCGATGAAACTATACTTATCTTTACTTCAAAACGTGAGGGAAATACAGGAGGAAAAAGAACTGATGACGGACAATACTTTGAAGATATATATGCAACTTATAAAATTAACAATGAATGGATTGAGGCTCAGCCAATTAGCGATTCTATTAATACATTAGGACACGAAGCATCTATAGGAATATCACCTGACGGAAGACAGTTGTATATTTATAAAGATGACAATGGTGACGGAAATATTTATTATAGCAAACAGGAAGGTTTAGATTGGACAGTTCCCGTAAAATTAGGCACTGAAGTAAATACAAAAGCAAAAGAAACTCATGCTTCTTTATCTGCCGAAGGTGATAAACTCTATTTTACAAGCAACAGAAAAGGCGGTTATGGAGGATTAGATATATACATTACAAGAAAATTACCTGACGGAACATGGGGAAAAGCTCAAAATTTAGGAACTAAAATAAATACACCATATGACGAAGAAGGTCCTTTTATCCACTATGACGGTATAACTTTATTTTTTAGTTCAAAAGGACACAAAAGTATGGGCGCATTTGATATATTTTCAAGCACCCTTCAGGAAGATAATACATGGACAGAACCATCTAATATCGGATACCCGATAAATACTACCGATGATGATGTTTTTTACTGGGTAACTCCTGATGGACGTAGGGCATATTATGCTTCACATCAACAGGGGAGTATTGGCGATAATGATATTTATATTATAAATTTACCTGAAAGTCATGTTCGAAATCTAACTGTTTTAACCGGAATTCCTACATCATCAGTAGGAGACATTTTACTTAATGCTGAAATAACAGTTACAGACAAAGAAACAGGTGATATTGTTGGTATTTATAAACCTGACCCTAAATCCGGTCAGTATATGATAATTGTTCCGAGAGGAAAAGTATATGAAATAACTATAAATGTAGAAGGATATGCAGAAACTACTGAAGATTTAAAAGTTCCCGAAGAGCCATTCGAAGAATCGCAAGAAGTTATTAAACTTAAACCTGTTGAATTAGTTCAGGAATATTATATAAATCAAACTATATTGTTTGGCTTTGATAAGTTTAAAACACCAAAAAGTCAAACTTATATTTATGAAGAAGTATTAGATATTCTCGCAATATATATGAATAAAAATCCAAATTGTGTTATTGAGATAGGAGGTCATACTGATGCAATAGGAAGCAATGAATACAACATGATACTTAGTGAAAAACGTGCAGGCTTTGTTAAAAACTATCTTCTAAATAAAGGTGTTAAAAACGAAAACATTGTAATAAAAGGTTATAGTGAAGATATTCCAATAGCTATTAATGAAAATCCTGATGGTTCTGATTCTCCTGAAGGAAGAAAATTTAACAGAAGAATAACTTTCAAAATAATTAAGGAAGGTAAAGAAAAATTAATATTCAAACCAATTGGAATACCTGACCAGTATTCTGTTAATTAAATCCTTAATATATATTGTTTATTGACTTGTTATGTAATTTAAATTATATTTGTTTATATATATTTTAATATTTATATTTAGCTAAGTGGATTATTTTATTAAATTCATAACAAATTATTAAATATTTTAGGATGAAATCATTATATAATTCTAACAATAAAAGAAGAATCATTTTACTTCTTATCTTTTCAAATTTATTCTTAATAAATATTTTTTCGCAAGATATTAAAGTAATTAAAAAACTTTATGTTGAAGCTGAGTCTGCTTTTCTTTATGAAGATTATATTACAGCCTTACCATTGTATTTAGAAATAGAAAACCAGGAATTTACAAATGCAAATATTGATTATGCAATTGGAATGTGCTATTTATTTACTACGGGACAAAAAGAAAAATCTATTCCATATCTTGAAAGCGCAATACTCGATATGTCAACAGAACGTAAAGATGGTTCATATAAAGAAACAAAAGCACCGGAAGAAGCTATGTTTTATCTCGGAAGAGCTTATTTGATTAACAATAAGTTAGATAAAGCCATTGAATCGTTTAAAAGTTATAGACAAATTCTGGAAGTTGAGGAGGTATATACTATTAATATTGTTGATAACAAGATAAATCAGTGCAACAATGCAATAGAAATGATAAAAAATCCTGTCAGGTTTACAAAAGAAAATCTCGGTGAAAAAATTAATACCGAAGATGACAATTTTAATGCTGTTCTTTCAAGTGATGA
Encoded proteins:
- a CDS encoding glycosyltransferase; protein product: MKLSVIIVNYNVKYFLEQCLYSVQKAIKNIDGEIIVVDNNSVDGSSNMMKEKFSEIKLIQNTKNKGFSVANNQGIKISKAEYILLLNPDTVVEEDTFEKILNFADNNPQTGGLGVKMIDGKGNFLPESKRGLPTPMVAFFKIFGFSKIFSKSKLFNKYHLGYLDKDKIHEIDVLAGAFMLLRRETLDKVGLLDEDYFMYGEDIDLSYRITKAGYKNFYYPETTIIHYKGESTKKGSINYVLLFYNAMIIFAKKHFSKKNAKLYSVFIKIAIYFRAFLSLFSRFVKTFFLPILDALIIYFWYYFFTPVWGNYKFQDTGQYPDEYLFYVVPAYILIWLISCLMIGGYDKPVSIKNMAKGILIGSFIILIIYALLPEELRFSRALILIGTVWVFTSTFIIRLILNFCGIINLKLGKIKKKRIVIVGLQKENERVYSILKSTNILHDFIGFVSPENKIVNKNFIGIIDQLKEITQVNKVEEIIFCAKDIPSQKIIKNMLKLSDIKVNYKIAPPESLSIIGSNSINTAGDLYIVNLNSISDYKNIRKKRLLDIILSVLFLIFYPVLIFIVNNPALYIKNIFIVCFGFKTWVGYYIENNVNIINLPVIKKGILNTVDLYNKKELSDKTAERINIIYAKDYKIINDLSIIYKGFKFLGRK
- a CDS encoding PD40 domain-containing protein, coding for MKKTIFFILINIYIINIFSQETISDENQIFRDNFILAEEHTDDGNFHQAIKVYNELLVKNPENANLMFKIGFCYLNTAMEKEKSVEYLEKAVKSVTDNYDPFDYKIHEAPREAFFYLGKAYHFNHKFDKAIEIYNDLKSMITDEDFVKRINREIEICGYAKELVKHPINMIVANLGANVNSPYSEHSPLVSADETILIFTSKREGNTGGKRTDDGQYFEDIYATYKINNEWIEAQPISDSINTLGHEASIGISPDGRQLYIYKDDNGDGNIYYSKQEGLDWTVPVKLGTEVNTKAKETHASLSAEGDKLYFTSNRKGGYGGLDIYITRKLPDGTWGKAQNLGTKINTPYDEEGPFIHYDGITLFFSSKGHKSMGAFDIFSSTLQEDNTWTEPSNIGYPINTTDDDVFYWVTPDGRRAYYASHQQGSIGDNDIYIINLPESHVRNLTVLTGIPTSSVGDILLNAEITVTDKETGDIVGIYKPDPKSGQYMIIVPRGKVYEITINVEGYAETTEDLKVPEEPFEESQEVIKLKPVELVQEYYINQTILFGFDKFKTPKSQTYIYEEVLDILAIYMNKNPNCVIEIGGHTDAIGSNEYNMILSEKRAGFVKNYLLNKGVKNENIVIKGYSEDIPIAINENPDGSDSPEGRKFNRRITFKIIKEGKEKLIFKPIGIPDQYSVN